A region of Salvia splendens isolate huo1 chromosome 17, SspV2, whole genome shotgun sequence DNA encodes the following proteins:
- the LOC121773898 gene encoding transcription factor MYB93-like yields the protein MGTMGRSESGLKKGPWTPEEDDKLINYIQKHGHGSWRALPKLAGLNRCGKSCRLRWTNYLRPDIKRGKFSQDEEQTILNLHAILGNKWSAIATHLPGRTDNEIKNFWNTHLKKRLIQMGFDPMTHRPRTDIFSSLPGLLALKDLIENPEQAIRIQNEAARLNNYLTYILQPPPPSLGADLPSLALPPPPPPQENFFQDSIAFGHMPDLVTAGQNCSSDGSWITNTGDATSYRGAQMWPELHLDDSFFREIA from the exons atggggACTATGGGAAGATCGGAGAGTGGTCTGAAAAAGGGGCCATGGACTCCCGAGGAAGACGATAAACTGATAAACTACATCCAAAAACACGGCCACGGCAGCTGGCGCGCTCTCCCCAAACTCGCCGGGTTGAACCGGTGCGGCAAGAGCTGCCGCCTCCGCTGGACCAACTACCTCCGCCCCGATATCAAGAGAGGCAAATTCTCCCAGGATGAGGAGCAAACCATCCTCAATCTCCATGCCATTCTTGGCaacaa GTGGTCAGCTATCGCGACACACCTTCCAGGGAGGACAGACAACGAGATCAAGAACTTCTGGAACACGCATCTGAAGAAGAGACTGATACAAATGGGGTTCGACCCGATGACCCACCGGCCCCGGACCGACATTTTCTCGAGCTTGCCCGGGCTCCTCGCCCTCAAGGACCTAATCGAGAACCCGGAGCAAGCCATCCGCATACAAAACGAGGCCGCGCGCCTCAACAACTACTTAACCTACATTCTCCAGCCGCCACCTCCGTCTCTCGGCGCCGACCTCCCGAGCCTAGCTttaccaccgccgccgccgccgcaagAGAATTTTTTTCAGGACTCAATTGCGTTCGGTCATATGCCGGATTTGGTGACGGCTGGCCAGAATTGCTCGTCGGATGGCTCGTGGATCACGAACACGGGCGATGCGACGAGCTACAGAGGCGCGCAAATGTGGCCGGAGCTGCATCTCGATGATTCCTTCTTCCGTGAGATCGCCTAG